From Streptomyces sp. NBC_00237, a single genomic window includes:
- a CDS encoding serine hydrolase, producing the protein MQSVSMIESWPVPTAATAVVRADGTVLGAHGKTAHRFPLASVSKPLGAYAALVAYEEGAIELDEPAGPPGSTVRHLLAHTSGLAYDEPRVTSEPGARRLYSNAGFDALGDHIAKATEIPFGEYLRQAVLEPLGMNATTMDGSPARDGVSTVDDLARFAAELQAPRLLDPRTVADATLTVHYPGTKGVLPGFGHQNPNDWGLGFEIRDSKSPHWTGSSASPRTFGHFGQSGTFLMVDPDAGLAIVSLADRAFGPWAAEVWPPYIDAVLAEARTA; encoded by the coding sequence ATGCAGAGCGTGTCGATGATCGAGTCCTGGCCGGTGCCCACCGCCGCCACCGCCGTCGTCCGGGCGGACGGTACCGTCCTGGGAGCCCACGGGAAGACCGCCCACCGCTTCCCCCTCGCCTCCGTGTCCAAGCCGCTCGGCGCGTACGCGGCCCTCGTGGCGTACGAGGAAGGGGCGATCGAGCTCGACGAGCCCGCCGGGCCCCCCGGCTCGACCGTCCGGCACCTCCTCGCCCACACCAGCGGTCTCGCCTACGACGAGCCCCGCGTCACCTCCGAGCCCGGTGCCCGCCGCCTCTACTCCAACGCCGGTTTCGACGCGCTCGGCGACCACATCGCGAAGGCGACCGAGATCCCGTTCGGCGAGTACCTCCGGCAGGCGGTGCTGGAGCCGCTCGGGATGAACGCGACCACCATGGACGGCTCCCCCGCCCGCGACGGCGTCTCCACCGTCGACGACCTCGCCCGGTTCGCCGCCGAGCTCCAGGCTCCCCGCCTCCTCGACCCCCGTACGGTCGCCGACGCCACCCTCACCGTGCACTACCCCGGCACCAAGGGCGTCCTCCCCGGCTTCGGGCACCAGAACCCCAACGACTGGGGGCTGGGATTCGAGATCCGGGACTCCAAGTCGCCGCACTGGACGGGGAGTTCGGCGTCCCCCCGCACTTTCGGCCACTTCGGCCAGTCGGGTACGTTCCTGATGGTCGACCCGGACGCCGGTCTCGCGATCGTCTCCCTCGCCGACCGGGCCTTCGGCCCGTGGGCGGCGGAGGTCTGGCCGCCGTACATCGACGCGGTACTGGCGGAGGCCCGTACCGCCTGA